The following are encoded together in the Deltaproteobacteria bacterium genome:
- a CDS encoding VOC family protein, with translation MFTSIRHIAVMTENWDREAKFYQTIFGMRKITNGMTDEKGEYNKDRGHLSDGVIGLALLQRQPGFRSGMDHFGFAVDDVELVKSRVKQHYPDIYIHQSQSHVPFAGLRGHDPDGNQYDLSQKGMANVREGYVEFGWEQPRWINHVCMRSGRTEQIAEFYQKVFDLRPVEGLSGDKSYYLTDGKVSLAIRPWSMVTHRGFYSGLDHFGFKVDNLEQTKKDIDALGKAHPASAVRRVDIGRDGANHLKNLEACKLCKHAISDPDGVLLDLTD, from the coding sequence ATGTTCACAAGCATAAGACATATCGCCGTGATGACCGAAAACTGGGACCGCGAAGCAAAGTTCTATCAAACCATTTTCGGCATGAGGAAGATCACCAACGGCATGACCGACGAAAAAGGCGAGTACAACAAAGACCGCGGCCACTTGAGCGACGGCGTCATCGGTCTTGCTCTCCTGCAACGCCAGCCCGGCTTTCGCTCCGGCATGGACCACTTCGGCTTTGCCGTCGACGACGTCGAGCTAGTGAAGAGCCGCGTCAAGCAGCACTACCCCGACATTTACATCCATCAGAGTCAAAGCCACGTGCCCTTCGCCGGCCTGCGCGGCCACGACCCGGACGGCAACCAATACGATCTCTCCCAAAAAGGCATGGCCAACGTGCGCGAAGGCTATGTCGAGTTCGGCTGGGAACAGCCGCGCTGGATCAATCATGTCTGCATGCGCAGCGGGCGCACCGAACAGATCGCCGAGTTCTATCAAAAAGTATTCGACCTGCGCCCGGTGGAAGGCCTCTCAGGCGACAAAAGCTACTATCTAACCGATGGTAAAGTGAGCCTAGCGATCCGGCCCTGGAGCATGGTCACCCACCGCGGCTTCTACTCCGGTCTCGACCATTTCGGCTTCAAGGTCGACAATCTCGAACAGACCAAAAAAGACATCGACGCCCTCGGCAAAGCCCACCCCGCCTCGGCGGTGCGCCGCGTCGACATCGGCCGCGACGGCGCCAATCACTTAAAGAATCTCGAAGCCTGCAAACTCTGCAAGCACGCCATCTCCGACCCCGACGGCGTGCTGCTCGATCTGACCGATTAG
- a CDS encoding ABC transporter substrate-binding protein — MHCQSEAVGGRRRKAHLANAAQRHLRASDGKVGQGSDSEILANRQRAIGNRKENITLRSSVLYFLSSTLVLLAALVAKPGDAQAQFTKLRASFAGTTGYHLPIWVQKQEGLDKKYGLDLEILLIAGGSRIIQTLLSGELLLTHSGASTVARAGIAGADLVMIATVMNQVNWRIVARKEIRDIKDLVGKKIAIASRGGSSELGLQLAFKRWNLDFNKVALLSLGPSPTRMAALREGVVDATVFAYPELLIATKEGFPVLADLRPYADLTDTSVVVTRSTLDKQRPLLKRFLQGYVEAIARVKNHPDSAYRALSRYTGVSERAALEETRKFYADSFSEIPRTEANGWRNLIATLGKSEAEMARFLDMSLLDELQRERFFERLGK, encoded by the coding sequence GTGCATTGCCAAAGTGAAGCAGTTGGAGGCCGACGGCGTAAAGCGCATCTTGCTAACGCCGCCCAACGCCATCTACGAGCAAGTGATGGAAAAGTGGGGCAAGGAAGTGATTCAGAAATATTAGCCAATCGGCAGCGGGCAATAGGCAATCGTAAGGAGAATATCACATTGCGATCCTCAGTCCTTTATTTTTTGTCCTCGACCCTGGTTCTACTCGCTGCGCTCGTCGCGAAGCCCGGCGACGCACAGGCGCAATTCACCAAACTGCGCGCCAGCTTCGCCGGCACCACCGGCTATCACCTGCCAATCTGGGTGCAAAAGCAGGAAGGGCTCGATAAAAAATACGGCCTCGATCTGGAGATCCTGTTGATCGCCGGCGGCTCGCGGATCATTCAAACGCTGCTCAGCGGCGAGCTGCTGCTGACTCATTCGGGGGCCTCGACGGTGGCGCGCGCCGGCATCGCCGGCGCCGATCTCGTCATGATCGCGACGGTGATGAATCAGGTGAACTGGCGCATCGTCGCGCGCAAAGAGATTCGCGATATCAAAGATTTAGTTGGCAAAAAAATCGCCATCGCGTCGCGCGGCGGGTCGAGCGAGCTCGGGCTGCAGCTCGCGTTTAAGCGCTGGAATCTCGACTTCAACAAAGTCGCCCTGCTCAGCTTGGGCCCAAGCCCAACGCGCATGGCAGCGCTGCGCGAAGGCGTGGTGGATGCAACGGTTTTCGCCTATCCCGAACTGCTCATCGCCACGAAAGAAGGCTTCCCGGTACTCGCCGACTTGCGCCCCTACGCCGATCTCACCGATACTTCGGTGGTCGTTACCCGCTCCACCTTGGACAAACAGCGGCCGCTCTTGAAGCGATTTCTGCAGGGCTACGTCGAAGCCATCGCGCGCGTGAAGAACCACCCCGACTCGGCCTACCGCGCGCTGTCGCGCTATACCGGCGTCAGCGAGCGCGCTGCCCTCGAAGAAACCCGCAAGTTTTACGCCGACAGCTTCAGCGAGATTCCGCGCACCGAAGCCAACGGTTGGCGCAACCTGATCGCCACCCTCGGCAAGAGCGAAGCCGAAATGGCGCGCTTTCTCGACATGAGCCTCCTCGATGAGCTGCAGCGCGAGCGCTTCTTCGAACGGCTCGGCAAGTAA
- a CDS encoding LLM class flavin-dependent oxidoreductase, translating to MNFCLHGSARTVQEAVDRAKKAESLGYEAIFFADSQMGNVDPFQGMAMCAMQTKKIRFGTAVTNIVYRDATIVANSFATLNEISNGRAIVGMGTGDGPVYSLGRHATKLVDFEKGLRSIRDLLHDRGVDVPKSKERAGGNVQLKVGQRPVPIYISAEGPKTLRVAGRTCDGIILGTGFDRAVTEWARKKVAEGAKDDGRNLSDIDIMPAGMIVVDDNGDLARRRVRTRMANRAHHNFRFTMETVPEGEVAGVQKFMDHFDISKPIEERVDPDLVTPYLLERFTIAGAPAECIAKVKQLEADGVKRILLTPPNAIYEQVMEKWGKEVIQKY from the coding sequence ATGAATTTCTGTCTACACGGCTCCGCGCGCACGGTCCAGGAAGCCGTCGACCGCGCCAAAAAAGCCGAATCCCTGGGCTACGAAGCGATCTTTTTCGCCGACAGCCAGATGGGCAACGTCGACCCATTTCAAGGCATGGCAATGTGCGCGATGCAGACGAAAAAAATTCGCTTCGGCACCGCCGTCACCAACATCGTCTACCGTGACGCAACCATTGTGGCAAATTCCTTCGCGACCTTGAATGAAATTTCGAATGGCCGGGCGATCGTCGGCATGGGCACCGGCGATGGCCCGGTTTACAGCCTCGGGCGCCACGCCACCAAGCTGGTTGATTTCGAAAAAGGCCTGCGCAGCATCCGCGATCTGCTGCACGATCGCGGCGTCGACGTGCCGAAAAGCAAAGAGCGCGCCGGCGGCAACGTGCAGTTAAAAGTCGGGCAGCGGCCGGTGCCGATCTATATTTCCGCCGAAGGGCCGAAGACTTTGCGGGTCGCGGGAAGGACCTGCGATGGCATTATTCTTGGGACTGGATTCGACAGGGCCGTGACGGAATGGGCGCGCAAGAAAGTTGCCGAAGGCGCCAAAGACGATGGCAGAAACTTGTCGGACATCGACATCATGCCCGCCGGCATGATCGTCGTCGACGACAACGGCGATCTCGCGCGCCGGCGCGTGCGCACGCGCATGGCCAACCGCGCCCATCATAATTTTCGCTTTACCATGGAAACCGTTCCCGAAGGCGAAGTCGCCGGGGTGCAGAAATTCATGGATCATTTCGATATCTCCAAACCGATTGAAGAGCGCGTCGATCCCGATTTGGTCACTCCCTACCTGCTCGAGCGCTTCACCATCGCCGGCGCGCCGGCGGAGTGCATTGCCAAAGTGAAGCAGTTGGAGGCCGACGGCGTAAAGCGCATCTTGCTAACGCCGCCCAACGCCATCTACGAGCAAGTGATGGAAAAGTGGGGCAAGGAAGTGATTCAGAAATATTAG
- a CDS encoding DMT family transporter, producing the protein MIPYEVTLCYKGGDARKFEPPAMTPELWALLSAAAWAVDSILVRKGSAYSNASTAAFISFSVNVAALIPLVLWHYSTAQIFHPGNLYFAASGVIQPAMVRVMFYMGIMRLGVSRAGPLRGIAPLFTLALAFFTLGERPGLSVYWGALMTVAGIWLVSYERPGEQKWRKIDLLFPLGAAVLASISQNIRKLGLNVTGEPLLASTVSITTSFFCLVGSLAVSGGCRSLKFRGGCLPYYLSAAIFALFGQFFTFRALHKGDLSVVSPIINTTPLFILAFTALFLRGEEKINKLVLLGVLLIVGGIALITGR; encoded by the coding sequence GTGATACCATACGAGGTTACGCTGTGCTACAAAGGCGGCGATGCTAGAAAGTTTGAACCGCCGGCGATGACTCCTGAGCTCTGGGCGCTCCTATCCGCCGCCGCTTGGGCGGTGGACTCGATTCTCGTCCGCAAAGGCTCCGCTTATTCGAATGCGTCGACCGCCGCATTTATCAGTTTTTCGGTCAATGTGGCGGCGCTGATCCCGCTGGTGCTGTGGCACTATTCGACGGCGCAAATTTTTCATCCGGGCAATTTGTATTTTGCCGCCAGCGGCGTCATCCAACCGGCGATGGTGCGCGTGATGTTCTACATGGGCATCATGCGCCTTGGCGTGTCGCGCGCTGGTCCGCTGCGCGGCATCGCGCCGCTGTTCACACTGGCGCTGGCGTTTTTCACGCTGGGCGAGCGCCCCGGTTTGTCGGTCTATTGGGGCGCGCTTATGACCGTGGCGGGCATCTGGTTGGTTTCCTACGAAAGGCCCGGCGAACAGAAGTGGCGCAAGATCGATCTGCTGTTCCCCCTCGGCGCGGCGGTGCTGGCGTCGATTTCACAAAATATTCGCAAGCTCGGATTGAACGTGACCGGCGAGCCGCTGCTCGCCTCGACGGTGAGCATTACGACTTCGTTTTTCTGCCTGGTCGGATCGCTGGCGGTCTCCGGCGGTTGCCGCTCGCTCAAGTTTCGCGGCGGTTGCTTGCCGTATTATCTGAGCGCGGCGATCTTCGCGCTGTTCGGCCAGTTCTTTACCTTCCGCGCTTTGCACAAGGGCGATCTGTCCGTGGTCAGTCCGATCATCAACACCACGCCGCTGTTCATTCTCGCTTTTACCGCGCTCTTTCTGCGCGGCGAAGAGAAAATCAACAAGCTCGTGCTGCTTGGCGTGCTGTTGATCGTCGGTGGGATCGCGCTGATCACGGGACGGTGA
- a CDS encoding Zn-ribbon domain-containing OB-fold protein encodes MAEEKIAKKPLPDVTPVNQPFWDGAKAGKLMMQKCSSCKTWVFPPRPVCGDCASDKLEWVQTGGKGKIFCFTIIREVVGTALRGFGPDIPYVTAWVDLDDGPRLCSNVIGCPIDKVHIDMKVETVFEDTGDGLTLPKFKPAA; translated from the coding sequence ATGGCAGAAGAAAAAATAGCCAAAAAACCCCTTCCCGATGTTACGCCGGTCAATCAACCCTTCTGGGACGGCGCCAAGGCCGGCAAGTTGATGATGCAAAAATGCTCGAGCTGCAAGACCTGGGTCTTTCCGCCCCGGCCGGTGTGCGGCGACTGCGCCAGCGACAAACTCGAATGGGTGCAGACCGGCGGCAAGGGAAAAATTTTCTGCTTCACGATCATCCGTGAAGTGGTCGGCACCGCGCTGCGCGGCTTCGGTCCCGATATCCCCTACGTCACCGCCTGGGTCGACCTCGACGACGGCCCGCGGCTGTGCAGCAACGTGATCGGCTGCCCCATCGACAAAGTGCACATCGACATGAAAGTGGAAACCGTCTTCGAAGACACCGGCGACGGCCTGACCTTGCCCAAGTTTAAACCCGCCGCTTAG
- a CDS encoding MFS transporter, with the protein MSPGFFYGYVILALCFANMVVMRGVNGAFGVYYLALLEEFHWSRSDGASIASINFLVYALASPVVGLAFDRLGPRLLMPAGAALVGLGLVFSSFSSSLFGLYFSYGIVTALGQGALSFVGHNALISFWFVRRRATAIGIASMGQGLGALVMVPATQILVSAIGWRWTYIATGSLCLLVLLPANALLQRRSPQDVGQFPDGEVRPSEPRSGRHAKRAGQRDWTLGEAARSVPFWCISIGHLALGTALFLINTHAIAHFVAVGYEKLAASYYFGFIGFIRIGATIVWGSASDRFGRSGAYGLATAVTAAGVGCMIAMTFGAPLWLVYLAIALYGLGHSAGNPTYGSVIADIFSGHKIGLIFGFLEVSFGIGSAIGSWLGGYLFDVTGTYAWALAVCLVCFVISGLAIHICVRWQAKHTG; encoded by the coding sequence ATGTCTCCCGGTTTTTTCTACGGCTACGTCATCCTCGCGCTTTGCTTCGCCAACATGGTGGTCATGCGCGGCGTCAACGGCGCCTTCGGCGTTTACTACCTCGCGCTGTTAGAAGAGTTTCACTGGTCGCGCAGCGACGGCGCTTCCATCGCGTCGATTAATTTTCTCGTTTATGCGCTGGCGTCCCCGGTCGTCGGCTTGGCCTTCGACCGGCTCGGCCCGCGCCTGCTCATGCCGGCGGGCGCAGCGCTGGTCGGCCTCGGTTTAGTTTTCTCCTCCTTCTCGTCTTCGCTGTTCGGTCTCTATTTTTCCTACGGCATTGTCACCGCACTGGGACAAGGCGCGCTCAGCTTCGTCGGTCACAACGCGCTGATCTCTTTTTGGTTCGTGCGCCGGCGCGCCACCGCGATTGGCATTGCATCGATGGGCCAAGGGTTGGGAGCCCTCGTGATGGTGCCAGCAACGCAAATCCTCGTCAGCGCCATCGGCTGGCGCTGGACCTATATCGCCACAGGTAGTTTGTGCCTGCTGGTTTTGTTGCCGGCCAACGCCCTGCTGCAACGACGCTCGCCGCAGGATGTCGGGCAGTTTCCCGACGGCGAGGTACGGCCATCCGAACCGCGCAGCGGCCGCCATGCCAAGCGCGCCGGCCAACGTGACTGGACACTAGGCGAAGCGGCGCGCTCGGTGCCTTTTTGGTGCATCAGCATCGGCCACTTGGCGCTCGGCACAGCGCTGTTTTTGATCAACACCCACGCCATCGCCCACTTTGTCGCGGTGGGCTACGAAAAACTCGCGGCGTCTTATTATTTTGGCTTCATCGGTTTTATCCGCATTGGCGCTACTATTGTCTGGGGCTCGGCCTCCGATCGCTTCGGCCGCAGCGGCGCCTACGGCCTTGCCACCGCGGTGACGGCCGCCGGCGTCGGCTGCATGATCGCCATGACCTTCGGCGCGCCGCTCTGGCTCGTCTATCTCGCCATCGCGCTCTACGGTCTCGGTCACAGCGCCGGCAACCCGACCTATGGGTCGGTGATCGCCGACATTTTTTCCGGCCACAAAATCGGCTTGATCTTTGGCTTTCTTGAAGTAAGCTTCGGCATCGGTAGCGCCATCGGCTCGTGGTTGGGCGGCTATCTCTTCGACGTCACCGGCACCTATGCTTGGGCGCTAGCGGTCTGCCTGGTTTGCTTCGTCATCTCAGGATTAGCGATTCATATTTGCGTGCGCTGGCAAGCAAAACACACCGGATAA
- a CDS encoding peptidylprolyl isomerase → MSGAVLGVLFFLTSASGPSASQPQQAITLKPASVIQDGSIVSIEYTLTDDAGAVLDSSVGKEPLTYIQGAGQIVGGLEREMNGLKVGDRKKVKVSPQDGYGVVSEKAFQEIPREKVPVEAQKAGASFLTRSGDGRVMPIRIREVRDRTVVVDLNHPLAGKTLHFDVTVKDIKAAETK, encoded by the coding sequence ATGAGCGGCGCGGTTTTGGGTGTGCTCTTTTTTCTCACCAGCGCATCGGGCCCGAGCGCGAGCCAACCGCAGCAAGCGATCACCCTCAAGCCCGCCAGCGTGATTCAAGACGGTTCCATCGTTTCGATCGAATACACGCTCACCGATGACGCCGGCGCAGTGCTCGATTCGAGCGTCGGCAAAGAGCCGCTGACCTACATTCAAGGCGCCGGGCAGATCGTCGGCGGTTTGGAACGCGAGATGAATGGCCTCAAAGTCGGCGATCGAAAGAAGGTCAAAGTGAGCCCGCAAGATGGCTATGGCGTCGTCAGCGAAAAAGCCTTTCAAGAAATTCCCCGCGAAAAAGTCCCCGTTGAGGCCCAGAAAGCCGGCGCGAGCTTTTTGACTAGGAGCGGCGATGGGCGGGTGATGCCGATCCGCATCCGCGAAGTGAGAGATAGGACCGTCGTTGTCGACCTCAACCATCCGCTCGCCGGCAAGACTCTGCACTTCGACGTCACGGTCAAAGACATCAAAGCCGCCGAAACCAAATGA
- a CDS encoding thiolase family protein codes for MSIRGKAAVVGIGETPLDRLGSKPGEPRKSTAEYLAWAARIAMEDAGLTKKDFDGQGLAAIYTTNHSQPFWPEEVAAILGITPGVSMAGGNGGASSVSLLGHCAAAISAGLCDLILVIAAASPFGERGGHRGAHADTRDFEMPFGVMGPNCKISFVMSRYMHESGMTEDHFGKIAVTGRYHASLNPNAYLRKPITIDDYRKSRMISDPIRLFDCVMPANGGKAYIMTSAERAKSMRKPPVYLLGWGECNNASFGPRYRANPLITGITQAGKRAFEMSGVAHKDIRCLNLYDDYIPVVMIQIEDLGFCGRNDKAFFEKTDFTFKGDLPIQTSGGMINCGQPSTTGGMLHVIETVRQIRGECGERQVPHIKFGISTGVGAVNYGKNFGCTAAAILGSEA; via the coding sequence ATGAGCATTCGTGGAAAAGCTGCAGTCGTCGGCATCGGCGAAACGCCGCTCGATCGCCTTGGCAGCAAGCCCGGCGAGCCGCGCAAATCAACGGCGGAATATCTCGCCTGGGCGGCGCGCATCGCAATGGAAGACGCCGGCCTGACCAAAAAAGATTTTGACGGCCAGGGGCTTGCCGCCATTTACACCACCAACCACTCACAACCGTTTTGGCCCGAAGAAGTGGCCGCCATTCTCGGCATTACGCCGGGCGTTTCCATGGCCGGTGGCAATGGCGGCGCCAGCTCCGTGTCGCTGCTCGGCCACTGTGCCGCGGCGATCAGCGCCGGGCTCTGCGATCTCATTCTCGTCATCGCCGCGGCCTCGCCCTTTGGCGAGCGTGGCGGTCACCGCGGCGCCCATGCCGACACGCGCGATTTCGAAATGCCCTTCGGTGTCATGGGGCCGAACTGCAAAATTTCCTTTGTCATGAGCCGCTACATGCATGAGTCGGGCATGACCGAAGATCACTTCGGTAAGATCGCTGTCACCGGCCGCTATCATGCCTCGCTCAATCCCAATGCCTACCTGCGCAAACCGATCACCATCGACGATTACAGAAAGTCGCGCATGATCTCCGACCCGATCAGGCTGTTCGATTGCGTCATGCCGGCCAACGGCGGCAAAGCCTACATCATGACTTCCGCCGAGCGCGCCAAATCGATGCGCAAGCCGCCGGTGTACCTGCTCGGCTGGGGCGAGTGCAACAACGCTAGCTTCGGGCCACGCTACCGCGCCAATCCGCTGATCACCGGCATCACCCAAGCCGGCAAGCGTGCCTTTGAGATGTCCGGCGTCGCCCACAAAGACATTCGCTGCTTGAATCTGTATGACGACTACATTCCGGTCGTCATGATTCAAATCGAGGACTTGGGTTTTTGCGGCCGCAACGACAAAGCGTTTTTTGAAAAGACCGACTTCACGTTTAAAGGCGACCTGCCGATCCAAACCAGCGGCGGCATGATCAACTGCGGCCAACCGTCGACCACCGGCGGCATGCTGCACGTCATCGAAACCGTGCGGCAAATCAGAGGTGAATGCGGCGAGCGCCAAGTGCCCCATATCAAATTCGGCATCTCCACCGGCGTCGGCGCGGTTAACTATGGCAAAAATTTCGGCTGCACCGCGGCGGCGATTCTTGGCAGCGAAGCGTAG